In Chitinophaga nivalis, a single genomic region encodes these proteins:
- a CDS encoding zinc-dependent metalloprotease, translating into MKVNNLCLLLCVVATFLFSCRKEEAAGNSATDTISAAVLDQIKAAGYDVTGIRQTEEGYIVENDLLLPYSDVAKLPGRLYLPAGKTELVRASQLVTGLPRVITIAVTGLPGSYISATDQAIAAYNSLNLKLRFQRVVGSAQITIQGRDLGVVSGRWPYAYAGYPSGGNPYPSITINTNPSAFGTPPDIVALRKSILHEIGHTIGFQHSDASNPAFSCGPGVYNGPAVVGGVIYIPGTPAGPEACSWMLTCLDPTCTSNFTPGDIIGLRYIYG; encoded by the coding sequence ATGAAAGTCAACAACCTATGTTTGCTATTGTGCGTGGTGGCCACTTTCCTGTTTTCCTGCCGCAAAGAAGAAGCAGCCGGCAATTCCGCCACCGACACCATTTCCGCTGCCGTACTGGACCAGATTAAAGCAGCTGGTTATGACGTAACCGGTATCCGCCAAACTGAGGAAGGCTATATCGTTGAAAATGACCTGCTGCTACCCTACAGCGACGTGGCCAAACTCCCTGGGCGCCTGTATCTGCCCGCCGGAAAAACCGAACTGGTACGGGCTTCTCAATTGGTAACAGGGCTGCCCCGCGTCATTACCATTGCAGTAACAGGACTACCGGGTAGTTATATCAGCGCCACCGATCAGGCGATAGCGGCCTACAACAGCCTGAATTTAAAGCTAAGATTTCAGCGTGTTGTCGGTTCCGCTCAAATTACCATCCAGGGGCGCGACCTCGGTGTCGTAAGTGGCCGCTGGCCCTATGCCTATGCCGGGTATCCTTCCGGCGGCAACCCGTATCCCTCCATCACCATCAATACCAATCCTTCCGCATTTGGTACCCCTCCGGATATCGTGGCACTCAGAAAATCTATTTTACATGAAATCGGCCATACGATCGGTTTTCAGCATTCTGATGCCAGCAACCCGGCATTCAGCTGTGGCCCCGGTGTTTACAATGGTCCGGCCGTGGTTGGTGGTGTCATCTACATCCCCGGTACGCCTGCCGGACCGGAAGCCTGCTCCTGGATGCTGACCTGTCTGGACCCGACGTGCACCTCCAATTTTACGCCCGGCGATATCATCGGCCTGAGATATATTTACGGCTAA
- a CDS encoding AraC family transcriptional regulator — MPRVPDIRPIFKPIQPTVKHTAGQATYTELLPAMPLAPYIYCYWQLTADPTLQQPYDYQVVADGCMDIFFDRSDPTALYIMGFSSACTTFRLTHAFDYVGIRFLPAAFPLLFKVSAGELTNRFEALDQVHPLLAKGLCQLTGHTAPLATLTASFDQYFGQLLAHTPLQPDYRLFNAIDLMLTAPANLPIEQGLDTGISPRQLRRLFDFYIGDTPKAFSKVVRFQKALRDSSLINSTTRHNFFYDAGYYDQAHFIKEFKRMYGRTPALALK; from the coding sequence ATGCCTCGTGTACCAGACATAAGACCCATTTTCAAACCCATACAACCTACAGTAAAACATACTGCCGGACAGGCTACCTATACAGAGCTGCTTCCGGCAATGCCGCTGGCGCCCTACATTTATTGCTACTGGCAGCTGACCGCCGATCCAACGTTGCAGCAGCCTTATGACTACCAGGTGGTCGCAGATGGCTGCATGGATATTTTCTTCGACCGCAGCGATCCCACCGCTTTGTACATCATGGGATTCTCCAGTGCCTGCACCACTTTCCGGCTTACGCATGCCTTCGACTATGTGGGTATTCGTTTTTTACCAGCCGCATTTCCCTTGCTGTTTAAGGTGTCAGCAGGCGAACTGACCAACCGTTTCGAAGCACTGGATCAGGTGCATCCGTTACTGGCGAAAGGCCTTTGCCAGCTTACCGGCCATACCGCGCCATTGGCAACACTGACCGCCTCGTTTGACCAATACTTCGGACAGCTACTCGCACATACGCCGCTTCAACCGGATTACCGGTTATTCAATGCCATTGATCTCATGCTGACAGCACCAGCCAACCTGCCTATAGAACAGGGACTGGATACCGGTATCAGCCCCCGGCAATTACGACGTCTGTTTGATTTTTACATTGGCGATACCCCGAAAGCATTCAGTAAAGTAGTACGTTTTCAGAAAGCACTCCGTGATAGTTCGCTGATCAATAGTACTACCCGGCATAATTTCTTCTATGACGCCGGTTACTACGACCAGGCGCATTTTATAAAAGAATTCAAACGCATGTATGGCCGCACACCTGCCCTCGCCCTTAAATAG
- a CDS encoding DoxX family protein — MTTIKSTSIVMRRTGLILYILCILFLLPDAIMKIVKAGPSIKGSVELGWPEHLVPAIGIILLIATILYAIPRTAILGAILLTGYLGGAYAIMLRIGAPAYFPIIFGVLVWAALFLQDERLRALIPFSKKA; from the coding sequence ATGACCACAATTAAATCTACTTCCATCGTTATGCGCAGAACAGGTCTGATCCTCTATATTTTATGTATTCTTTTCCTGTTGCCGGATGCCATTATGAAAATTGTAAAAGCAGGTCCTTCTATCAAAGGCAGCGTGGAGCTGGGATGGCCGGAACACCTGGTACCAGCCATTGGTATCATACTACTGATTGCCACTATTCTGTATGCCATTCCACGTACTGCTATCCTGGGGGCTATTCTCCTGACCGGCTACCTGGGCGGTGCTTACGCCATTATGTTGCGCATCGGTGCCCCGGCTTATTTCCCGATTATTTTCGGGGTACTGGTATGGGCAGCACTCTTCTTACAGGATGAACGTTTGCGTGCCCTTATTCCTTTCAGCAAAAAAGCATAA
- a CDS encoding acyl-CoA dehydrogenase family protein, whose protein sequence is MQQSNPDTETFLAQFSDILLAFDYKERPEGHLPEEVWKQLVDTGMYLPVIPAAHGGRENFAEISLLLEKAAYHNLGLAMSMNIPTLLFLRNVMLYANVTTREEVLADLLPHGRMGGFAVIEPGVGSGSVTMRTFFEQEDDGYRITGSKHWQGFSGAAHWWLIAAKDKAGGAAGDKVSFFIHKRAAGGFTTTVKYVPIGITLMDYGVNELDLFVPAYRKLELEQMSFNAIFLLTSPSWGQWTAMGAGFLTRIYEEAFRYAANRKVPAGYLLEVEHVRYRLGLIAACRDVCRALLAYLLQDTEINTQAPSDLFPWQVMKVLAADSMIAGALHYQELCGGDGCRYQAESNFSAQAVQDAKGFAIFGGSNDMLYALLTHYCLTAPGADAATDLLQLVENYAPVSSVAAVLEESGPIPDVPKSNTAMVICGRILARLFAIVVIKRFKHTIPLETTAVIAATTYCKQEIAALLLNWSVASAITIKQEVPA, encoded by the coding sequence ATGCAGCAATCAAATCCGGATACCGAAACATTTCTTGCACAGTTCAGTGATATACTGTTGGCCTTCGATTATAAGGAACGCCCGGAAGGGCATCTGCCGGAAGAAGTATGGAAACAGCTGGTGGATACGGGTATGTACCTGCCCGTTATTCCGGCAGCTCACGGCGGGCGGGAAAATTTTGCAGAAATTTCCCTGTTGCTGGAAAAAGCCGCCTATCATAACCTGGGCCTGGCAATGAGCATGAATATTCCTACCTTACTTTTTCTACGTAATGTGATGTTGTATGCCAACGTGACCACACGGGAAGAAGTATTGGCGGATCTGCTGCCACATGGCCGGATGGGAGGCTTTGCCGTCATTGAACCGGGAGTGGGTAGTGGCTCGGTGACCATGCGTACTTTTTTTGAACAGGAAGACGACGGTTACCGGATTACAGGAAGTAAACACTGGCAGGGGTTCAGTGGTGCGGCTCATTGGTGGCTGATTGCCGCGAAAGATAAGGCAGGTGGAGCAGCCGGAGATAAAGTGAGCTTTTTTATTCATAAAAGAGCAGCAGGTGGTTTTACAACCACAGTAAAATATGTGCCGATCGGTATTACCCTGATGGACTACGGCGTGAACGAACTGGATCTTTTTGTACCCGCATACCGGAAGCTGGAACTGGAACAGATGTCGTTTAATGCCATCTTTTTGCTGACAAGTCCTTCCTGGGGGCAATGGACGGCCATGGGCGCCGGCTTCTTAACCCGTATATACGAAGAAGCATTCCGCTATGCAGCCAATAGAAAGGTGCCTGCCGGCTACTTACTGGAGGTGGAACATGTACGGTATCGCCTCGGGCTGATTGCCGCCTGCAGAGATGTTTGCCGGGCATTGCTGGCCTATCTGCTGCAGGATACGGAAATCAATACCCAGGCCCCTTCCGATCTTTTCCCCTGGCAGGTCATGAAGGTGCTGGCGGCAGATAGTATGATCGCCGGCGCGTTACACTACCAGGAACTTTGTGGCGGAGATGGTTGCCGTTATCAGGCAGAAAGCAATTTTTCTGCGCAGGCGGTGCAGGATGCCAAAGGCTTTGCCATATTCGGTGGCTCAAATGATATGTTGTATGCCTTACTCACCCATTATTGCCTGACAGCTCCGGGGGCAGATGCGGCGACCGATTTGCTGCAGCTGGTAGAAAATTATGCACCGGTGAGTAGTGTCGCAGCTGTGCTGGAAGAAAGCGGCCCGATACCGGATGTGCCCAAAAGCAATACGGCCATGGTGATATGTGGCAGAATACTGGCGAGACTTTTCGCCATTGTGGTGATCAAACGTTTTAAGCATACCATTCCGTTGGAAACAACAGCTGTTATAGCTGCTACCACGTATTGTAAACAGGAGATCGCCGCGTTGTTGTTGAATTGGTCTGTGGCCTCCGCCATCACCATCAAACAAGAAGTACCGGCATAA
- a CDS encoding beta-ketoacyl-ACP synthase III, giving the protein MERITAAITGVGGYVPPDVLTNYQLENMLDITDTWIREHLGVRERRILKGPGQGTSLICNYTAMEICHKRGISPEEIEILIIATSTPDMITPNTASIVARDIGAVNAWGIDLNGACAGFLIGLQVGASFIENGRYKKVMVIGADKMSCLVDYKERVTAAVFGDGGGGVLLEPDTTGLGINDTLLKTDGNGGEHLFIKAGGSAWPATEETVQNREHFMRMNGKAIFSAAVQHLSEIIAEILQRNRLTAEDIRWLVPHQANKRIVSATAAELDFPLEKTMFNIERYGNTTAGTIPLCLWDYEDTLQKGDNLLLVAFGAGFTWGAMHVVWAYDSAD; this is encoded by the coding sequence ATGGAAAGAATTACTGCTGCTATCACCGGTGTGGGTGGTTATGTTCCGCCGGACGTACTGACCAACTATCAGTTGGAAAACATGCTGGACATTACGGATACCTGGATCCGGGAACACCTGGGTGTGAGGGAAAGACGGATCCTGAAAGGCCCCGGACAAGGTACTTCGCTGATTTGTAACTATACGGCGATGGAGATTTGTCATAAGCGCGGTATTTCTCCGGAAGAAATAGAAATACTGATTATTGCGACCTCCACACCGGATATGATTACACCCAATACTGCCAGTATTGTAGCGCGCGACATTGGCGCCGTGAATGCCTGGGGAATAGACCTGAATGGCGCTTGCGCCGGTTTTCTGATAGGCTTACAGGTAGGCGCCAGTTTTATAGAAAACGGCCGGTACAAAAAAGTAATGGTCATTGGCGCGGATAAAATGAGTTGTCTGGTAGATTATAAAGAAAGAGTAACAGCCGCTGTTTTTGGTGATGGAGGCGGAGGGGTATTGCTGGAGCCGGATACAACCGGCCTGGGTATCAACGATACCTTGCTGAAAACAGATGGTAACGGTGGTGAACATCTCTTTATCAAGGCCGGCGGATCCGCCTGGCCGGCTACGGAAGAAACAGTACAGAACCGCGAACACTTTATGCGCATGAATGGCAAGGCCATCTTTAGTGCGGCGGTACAGCACCTGTCTGAAATTATTGCGGAGATCCTGCAACGGAACCGGCTGACGGCGGAAGATATCCGGTGGCTGGTGCCGCATCAGGCCAATAAACGTATCGTTAGCGCTACGGCGGCAGAACTGGACTTTCCGCTGGAGAAAACCATGTTTAATATAGAACGCTACGGTAACACCACCGCCGGCACCATTCCATTGTGCCTGTGGGATTATGAAGATACCCTGCAAAAAGGAGATAACCTGTTGCTGGTAGCATTCGGAGCGGGTTTTACCTGGGGTGCCATGCATGTGGTATGGGCTTATGACAGCGCTGATTAA